In Ascaphus truei isolate aAscTru1 unplaced genomic scaffold, aAscTru1.hap1 HAP1_SCAFFOLD_571, whole genome shotgun sequence, the following proteins share a genomic window:
- the LOC142485372 gene encoding LOW QUALITY PROTEIN: flotillin-1-like (The sequence of the model RefSeq protein was modified relative to this genomic sequence to represent the inferred CDS: inserted 1 base in 1 codon; deleted 1 base in 1 codon), with protein MVFYTCGPNEAMVVSGFCRSPPVMIAGGRVFVLPCVQQIQRISLNTLTLNVKSEKVYTRHGVPISVTGIAQVKIQGQNKEMLAAACQMFLGKSENEVSHIALETLEGHQRAIMAHMTVEEIYKDRQKFSVQVFKVASSDLVNMGISVVSYTXKDIHDDQDYLHSLGKARTAQVQKDARIGEAEAKRDAGIKHPPPSPYPHPPPSPYPHPPPSPYPHPPPSPYPHPPPSPYPHPPPSPYPHPPPSPYPHPPPSPYPHPPPSPYPHPPPSPYPHPSPSPYPHPSPLTVSLPSPLTPHCLLPLTPHRLLPLTPHRLLPLTPHRLLPLDPTISSPPLSPQVKGEARAYAIEVRARADAEQMAKKAEAFEEYKDAAIVDMLLEKLPLIAEEISKPLTQVSKIKMVSSGGGEVGASKLTGEVLDILSRLPETVERLTGVSINQNAQQKPGRMS; from the exons ATGGTGTTCTATACCTGCGGTCCTAATGAAGCCATGGTCGTATCAG GGTTTTGCCGCAGTCCTCCTGTGATGATCGCCGGGGGGCGGGTGTTTGTCCTGCCCTGTGTGCAGCAAAtacagag GATCTCCCTGAACACGCTGACCCTGAATGTGAAGAGTGAGAAGGTGTATACCCGCCACGGCGTGCCCATCTCAGTGACTGGCATCGCTcag GTGAAGATTCAGGGGCAGAACAAGGAGATGTTGGCTGCCGCCTGTCAGATGTTCCTGGGGAAGTCGGAGAACGAGGTGTCCCACATCGCCCTCGAGACTCTGGAGGGTCACCAGCGCGCCATCATGGCGCACATGACTGTGGAG gagATATACAAGGACAGACAGAAGTTTTCGGTGCAGGTGTTTAAGGTGGCCTCGTCCGACCTGGTGAATATGGGGATCAGTGTCGTTAGTTACA TGAAGGACATTCATGATGACCAG GATTACCTGCACTCTCTGGGGAAGGCGCGC ACGGCGCAGGTGCAGAAGGACGCGCGGATCGGAGAGGCGGAGGCGAAGAGGGACGCGGGGATCAAG CACCCCCCACCGTCTCCTTACCCTCACCCCCCACCGTCTCCTTACCCTCACCCCCCACCGTCTCCTTACCCTCACCCCCCACCGTCTCCTTACCCTCACCCCCCACCGTCTCCTTACCCTCACCCCCCACCGTCTCCTTACCCTCACCCCCCACCGTCTCCTTACCCTCACCCCCCACCGTCTCCTTACCCTCACCCCCCACCGTCTCCTTACCCTCACCCCCCACCGTCTCCTTACCCTCACCCCTCACCGTCTCCTtaccctcacccctcacccctcaccgTCTCCTtaccctcacccctcaccccccactgcctccttcccctcaccccccaccgcctccttcccctcaccccccaccgcctccttcccctcaccccccaccgcCTCCTTCCCCTCGACCCcaccatctcttccccccctctctccccacaggtGAAGGGGGAGGCTCGGGCCTATGCGATTGAAGTCCGTGCCCGCGCTGATGCTGAACAAATGGCTAAGAAGGCCGAAGCCTTTGAGGAGTATAAGGATGCCGCCATCGTAGATATGTTACTGGAGAAGCTCCCGCTg ATTGCTGAAGAGATCAGCAAGCCGCTGACACAGGTGTCGAAGATAAAGATGGTGTCCAGCGGCGGGGGCGAGGTCGGGGCCTCTAAGCTCACCGGGGAGGTGCTGGATATCCTCAGCCGGCTGCCGGAGACCGTGGAAAGGCTGACTGGCGTCAGCATCAACCAG AATGCACAGCAGAAGCCTGGGCGCATGTCGTAA